The following are encoded in a window of Tolypothrix sp. PCC 7712 genomic DNA:
- a CDS encoding nuclease A inhibitor family protein, which translates to MTNTNSEIIAFLKQASDGLFFISESEYPFLVFLWSGIAPVTPEKVVQQTDHSPDTPIKVIAVDDFFRVAAKEEDWHSPSEQETVKKFQNLVQVIKANLSNPQVYRLGSKEVDVYILGTTPSSDLAGLSTKIVET; encoded by the coding sequence ATGACTAATACCAATTCAGAAATTATCGCTTTTTTAAAACAAGCATCTGATGGCTTGTTTTTTATCAGCGAATCCGAGTATCCATTTTTGGTGTTTCTTTGGTCAGGTATCGCACCTGTAACCCCAGAAAAAGTTGTGCAACAGACAGATCATTCCCCAGATACACCTATCAAAGTAATAGCAGTTGATGATTTCTTTAGGGTGGCGGCAAAAGAAGAAGATTGGCATAGCCCTTCTGAGCAAGAAACTGTGAAAAAATTCCAGAATCTAGTGCAGGTAATTAAAGCCAATCTCAGTAACCCACAAGTGTATCGCCTCGGTAGCAAAGAAGTTGATGTTTATATTCTAGGAACCACGCCATCATCTGACTTAGCAGGGCTTTCCACTAAAATTGTAGAAACTTGA
- the tnpC gene encoding IS66 family transposase — protein MNQNLPQDLNRESLNQLSKQELVEIIIEQSKVIGELQKTVLELQQEIERLKVSRDLDSKTSSKPPSGDILKKSENKKAAPQEESNHPKRKPGGQPGHQGKTRKGFGRVDRCEILRPSDCVCCGQKAFAAVAVKVEKQSVAQLVERPIEIVEYQRHTCQCEYCGNIQTASWSQDIIPGQDLGISLQAFLGWANNYAHMPYEKQQEMLWELGQIEIGLGTLVTTNERIQTAIQPSITELSNWVKQTQPNIHVDETPWSVKGVKEWLWVVANSEFCLFTAADTRSRAELEAILGAKYTGVISSDDFSVYNGYAVPEQQKCLAHLRRHFKKLIQLPGLHNQAIGEAFVDLIDEAFGNYAQWFETLDCASYNDWVNQFKSKLQQTLDDWINLAGATAGNLLRSLRDKASQWWYFLDNPEVPPDNNQAERSLRLAVTKRKVSGGSRSMERFQHTANLLTVVQTCRRQSLSVIDFFVQALIADSINSQSRPSLVPQF, from the coding sequence ATGAACCAAAACCTGCCTCAAGATTTAAACCGGGAAAGCTTGAACCAGTTATCGAAACAAGAACTGGTAGAGATAATCATTGAGCAGAGCAAGGTAATAGGTGAATTACAGAAAACAGTATTAGAACTACAGCAAGAAATAGAACGTTTAAAAGTCAGCAGAGATTTAGACAGCAAAACCTCATCTAAGCCGCCATCAGGGGACATCCTCAAAAAGAGTGAAAACAAAAAAGCAGCACCGCAAGAAGAATCAAATCATCCCAAAAGAAAGCCAGGTGGGCAACCAGGGCATCAAGGTAAGACCCGTAAGGGTTTTGGTAGAGTAGATCGTTGTGAAATCTTACGTCCAAGTGATTGTGTCTGTTGTGGTCAAAAAGCGTTTGCGGCTGTGGCAGTAAAAGTAGAAAAACAGTCTGTAGCGCAACTAGTGGAGCGTCCCATTGAAATAGTTGAGTATCAACGCCATACGTGCCAGTGTGAGTACTGTGGCAATATACAAACAGCCTCCTGGTCACAAGATATCATCCCAGGACAGGATTTAGGGATTTCTTTACAGGCATTTTTAGGATGGGCAAATAATTATGCACATATGCCCTATGAAAAACAGCAAGAAATGTTGTGGGAGTTAGGTCAAATTGAAATTGGGCTGGGAACTTTAGTCACCACAAATGAACGAATTCAAACAGCGATTCAACCAAGCATTACTGAGTTAAGTAATTGGGTAAAACAGACACAACCTAACATTCATGTGGATGAAACACCTTGGTCTGTCAAGGGAGTTAAAGAATGGTTGTGGGTAGTTGCCAATTCTGAGTTTTGCCTGTTTACTGCTGCTGACACTCGTTCCAGAGCAGAACTAGAAGCCATTTTAGGGGCTAAATATACAGGGGTAATCAGCAGCGATGATTTTAGTGTTTACAATGGCTATGCGGTGCCTGAGCAGCAGAAATGTTTGGCTCATCTACGCCGTCACTTCAAAAAACTAATTCAACTTCCAGGTCTTCACAACCAAGCTATTGGTGAAGCATTTGTGGATTTAATTGATGAAGCTTTTGGAAATTATGCCCAATGGTTTGAGACTCTTGACTGCGCCAGTTATAACGATTGGGTCAATCAATTCAAATCTAAATTGCAACAAACACTTGATGACTGGATTAACTTAGCCGGAGCTACAGCAGGAAACCTTTTACGTTCCTTGCGCGATAAAGCCTCCCAATGGTGGTATTTCCTTGACAACCCTGAAGTTCCTCCTGATAACAATCAAGCCGAGCGATCGCTGCGTTTGGCTGTGACAAAACGTAAAGTTAGTGGTGGTTCCCGTTCGATGGAGCGGTTTCAACATACTGCCAATTTGTTGACGGTGGTTCAAACCTGTCGTCGTCAAAGTCTGTCTGTTATTGATTTTTTTGTACAAGCACTAATTGCTGACTCTATTAATTCTCAGTCTCGCCCTTCTCTAGTTCCTCAATTTTAG
- a CDS encoding DUF192 domain-containing protein — MYKTIIWMAILALTLILGSCSLNISDLILFLKAEDTQPQSLEIKASFKAKGKTIFLEVAETKEQQEKGLMYRNSLADDRGMLFPYKPPRQVSFWMKNTLIPLDIIFIRDGQVKFILHNYPPCTSYPCPSYGPFVPVDQVIEIPAGQASKLGIKVGDDLAVQIK; from the coding sequence ATGTACAAAACTATCATTTGGATGGCTATTCTAGCTCTTACATTAATTTTAGGAAGCTGTTCATTAAATATCTCTGACTTAATTTTATTTTTAAAAGCTGAAGACACTCAACCGCAGTCACTTGAGATTAAAGCTTCTTTTAAAGCCAAGGGAAAGACTATTTTTCTTGAAGTAGCAGAAACAAAAGAGCAACAAGAAAAAGGCTTAATGTACCGCAATTCTCTAGCTGATGATCGGGGAATGTTGTTCCCATACAAACCACCTAGACAAGTTTCATTTTGGATGAAAAATACACTAATTCCTTTAGACATCATATTTATCCGAGATGGACAAGTGAAATTTATTTTGCATAACTATCCTCCCTGCACAAGTTATCCTTGCCCAAGTTATGGCCCTTTTGTACCCGTAGATCAGGTGATTGAAATTCCTGCGGGACAGGCTAGCAAATTGGGAATTAAGGTTGGTGACGATTTAGCTGTTCAAATTAAGTGA
- a CDS encoding NHLP bacteriocin system secretion protein — MKVKKLNLFRPEALQKLSSPEQLDFLVQLVHPKDWVILATFGGLITVGLVWSIFGQIPVEVAGKGILIQPDAVVPLNAPISGQIKTLNVQSHQCVRKGRVLATLEPIELKEQLKLQRGKLIQLQAQAQDFANIQEQRIASEQLEIAASRTQLLRQLQTIQSLSPDLKTKSINALQQQRISLQQRLRNAQATAPALKDSLQKRQELANVGAISQTNLIQAQQEYNRILETITDAQAQLKQTEATEAEIQQKYAQNLNMLDEIQTQLQHLETRSQRLEQEKLETRNNQINQIQEVKRNIDELESEIARNSQIISSFDGCLLEFAVTPGQVINRGANLGRINVDGKQETTIVMAYFPSGIQLTSYFDKEVAITPNAISDGEGAVIGKLVSASILPVTEQGAATSLGNDEIVSNVVGSRGGKIEAKIAMERDLSTYSGYRWTSGKGPKVKLTPGMSVHVKIKVKDRAPITLLIPMLEEILDRS; from the coding sequence ATGAAAGTCAAAAAATTGAACCTATTTCGCCCAGAAGCTTTGCAAAAACTGTCATCTCCGGAGCAGCTTGATTTTCTAGTTCAGTTGGTACATCCAAAAGATTGGGTTATATTAGCTACATTTGGTGGGCTAATAACTGTTGGGCTGGTGTGGAGTATTTTTGGACAGATTCCAGTTGAGGTAGCAGGTAAGGGAATATTGATACAACCGGATGCTGTGGTTCCACTGAATGCTCCTATCAGTGGACAGATAAAAACGCTGAATGTTCAATCTCATCAGTGTGTTCGTAAAGGACGAGTATTAGCAACTTTAGAGCCAATCGAGTTGAAGGAACAGCTAAAACTTCAGCGTGGTAAACTGATTCAACTTCAAGCTCAGGCTCAAGATTTTGCCAATATCCAAGAACAACGGATTGCTTCAGAACAGCTAGAAATTGCTGCGTCGCGGACTCAACTGCTGCGACAACTACAAACAATTCAAAGTTTGTCACCAGATCTGAAAACTAAAAGTATAAATGCACTGCAACAGCAGCGAATCAGCCTGCAACAAAGATTGCGGAACGCTCAAGCAACGGCTCCAGCGTTGAAAGACTCTTTGCAGAAGCGTCAAGAACTAGCAAATGTAGGAGCAATTTCTCAAACTAATTTGATTCAAGCTCAACAGGAGTATAATCGCATCTTGGAAACAATCACAGATGCACAAGCACAACTAAAGCAAACAGAAGCTACTGAAGCGGAAATTCAGCAGAAATATGCTCAGAATCTGAATATGCTCGATGAAATTCAGACTCAGTTACAGCATTTAGAAACTCGCAGTCAGCGTTTAGAGCAAGAGAAACTAGAAACGAGAAACAATCAAATCAATCAAATTCAGGAAGTTAAGCGCAACATTGACGAATTAGAAAGTGAAATTGCTCGTAATAGCCAAATTATCAGTTCTTTTGATGGTTGTTTGTTAGAATTTGCAGTTACACCAGGACAAGTTATTAATCGTGGAGCTAATCTAGGAAGAATTAACGTTGATGGTAAGCAAGAAACCACAATTGTCATGGCTTATTTTCCTTCAGGTATTCAATTAACTTCTTATTTTGACAAAGAAGTAGCTATCACTCCAAATGCTATTTCTGATGGAGAGGGAGCAGTCATCGGCAAACTCGTTTCTGCATCCATCCTACCCGTGACTGAACAAGGAGCAGCTACTAGCCTGGGAAATGATGAAATTGTTTCTAATGTTGTTGGTTCAAGAGGAGGAAAAATAGAAGCAAAAATTGCAATGGAACGGGATTTATCTACTTACAGTGGATATCGTTGGACTTCAGGTAAAGGGCCTAAAGTCAAACTCACGCCTGGAATGTCGGTACACGTAAAGATAAAGGTCAAAGACCGCGCTCCCATTACTTTGTTGATACCAATGTTAGAAGAAATTTTAGATCGTTCTTAA
- a CDS encoding CopG family transcriptional regulator, protein MTKKRKPLDDALAHEFVYGQKDELKEPEQVITQNQQEPEPQPEPEPKPIALPTPTPQPIKPSIMSQLPPTTPKEATIRLTVDLSESMHRKLSMLAARTGRKKAEIVRFLLDEALKDVED, encoded by the coding sequence ATGACTAAAAAACGAAAGCCCCTTGATGATGCCTTGGCGCATGAGTTTGTCTATGGTCAAAAGGATGAGCTAAAAGAACCAGAGCAAGTAATAACTCAAAACCAACAAGAGCCTGAACCACAGCCAGAGCCTGAACCCAAACCAATTGCACTACCCACGCCCACACCTCAACCCATCAAGCCTAGTATTATGTCTCAACTCCCGCCGACCACTCCCAAGGAAGCGACAATTAGACTTACTGTGGATTTATCTGAGTCGATGCACCGCAAGCTGTCTATGTTGGCGGCGAGGACAGGGAGGAAAAAAGCTGAGATTGTGCGGTTTCTGTTGGATGAAGCACTTAAGGATGTAGAAGATTAA
- a CDS encoding AAA family ATPase, protein MSVIAFINQKGGCSKSTSAVHISYWLSRKGHKVHLLDADAQRSSSIWLQSMEDNSIPTTVLQSPDELLEQIPELAQECDYLIVDGPAGLSEASRAILFRTDLAIVPCQPTGLDLQSASDAVRLIKQAQSVRGGAPKSTIFISRAVKGTKLLDEAIALLSKTKEVSVLKTVIHQKQAIADTFGQAATIWNLSGRPAAESQREYERLFKEIMGMLK, encoded by the coding sequence ATGTCAGTAATTGCGTTTATTAATCAAAAAGGTGGTTGCTCCAAGTCAACATCCGCCGTTCACATCAGCTATTGGCTATCACGCAAGGGGCATAAAGTCCACTTGCTAGATGCCGACGCTCAACGTAGCAGTTCTATTTGGCTTCAGTCGATGGAGGATAATTCAATTCCTACTACCGTGCTGCAATCACCCGATGAACTGTTGGAGCAAATTCCAGAGTTAGCGCAAGAGTGTGATTATCTAATTGTGGATGGGCCAGCTGGTTTATCTGAAGCTAGCAGGGCAATTTTATTCAGAACTGACCTAGCTATAGTTCCCTGTCAACCCACAGGTTTAGATTTGCAATCTGCTAGTGATGCGGTGCGGTTAATCAAGCAGGCTCAGTCTGTGCGCGGTGGTGCGCCCAAGTCCACAATATTTATTAGCCGTGCTGTTAAGGGGACAAAGTTACTCGATGAAGCGATCGCACTTTTATCTAAAACAAAAGAAGTATCGGTGTTAAAGACAGTGATTCACCAAAAGCAAGCGATCGCTGACACCTTTGGACAAGCTGCAACAATTTGGAATTTATCGGGACGACCAGCAGCAGAATCTCAACGGGAATATGAGCGACTATTCAAAGAAATCATGGGGATGCTGAAATGA
- a CDS encoding NHLP family bacteriocin export ABC transporter peptidase/permease/ATPase subunit: MQLFEKFKQAAAIKKQTQKPKYYNTRLRTPTLLQMEAVECGAAALGIILSYYGRIVPLPELRVSCGVSRDGSKASNMILAAQSYGMQAQGFKKDIQQLQEIKPPFIVFWNFNHFVVVEGFVGKTGGGKLRQRVWLNDPATGPRSVTMQEFDAAYTGVVLVMEPGAEFHKGGKKADIIGALYSRLKNSFGELLFCVLIGFLLVIPNLALAAISQVFIDNVLIKNRLDWLQPMLIGMGAIALLQAVMNLLQLRKLRYLNLRLSISMTGQFIWHLLCLPSSFYAQRYAGEISNRIGINKKVASILSGKLARTAIDAVMIVFYAAMMLAYDRLLTLIGVAAVVINVTAIQLRSRRRIDTSMRLSQDQGKLAGVEIGTLQSIETIKAGAIESDIFSRWAGYYAKLTSAEQEMYQDEQWVSLLPLFLSSVTTMLLLVIGGLRVIDGHLTIGMLVAFQSLMSKFQSPVNTLLSLGTTIQTLNGDMKRLDDVLQNPTDSSLQPIATIEQLPVQYAWPVDKCCLQGYVELRNLTFGYSRVEAPLIENFSCTLTPGQRVAFVGSSGSGKSTISKLITGLYQPWDGEILFDGVPRQQIPRAVITNSLAMVEQEIFLFGGTVRENLTLWDETISDVQLMKACQDAAILDVVMAIPDGLDGKLLESASNLSGGQRQRLEIARALVNNPSILVMDEATSALDANTEKIIDKNIRRRGCTCMIVAHRLSTIRDCDEIIVLERGKVVQRGTHEEMKSVDGAYRRLIQAE, translated from the coding sequence ATGCAATTATTTGAAAAATTCAAGCAAGCTGCTGCGATAAAAAAACAAACCCAAAAACCCAAATATTACAACACTCGTTTGAGAACGCCGACTTTATTACAAATGGAAGCTGTCGAATGCGGAGCAGCAGCTTTGGGCATTATTCTGAGCTATTATGGGCGAATAGTTCCTTTGCCAGAATTGCGAGTTAGTTGTGGTGTTTCCCGTGATGGCTCTAAAGCCTCGAACATGATTTTAGCGGCACAAAGTTATGGGATGCAGGCTCAGGGTTTTAAAAAAGATATCCAGCAACTTCAAGAAATTAAACCACCGTTTATCGTATTTTGGAACTTTAATCACTTTGTGGTGGTGGAAGGATTTGTTGGCAAGACTGGTGGTGGAAAACTGCGTCAGCGTGTTTGGTTAAACGATCCGGCGACTGGACCCCGTAGCGTCACAATGCAAGAATTTGACGCAGCCTATACAGGTGTCGTGTTGGTAATGGAACCGGGAGCAGAGTTTCACAAAGGTGGAAAGAAAGCAGATATTATTGGTGCGTTATACTCTCGGCTGAAAAATTCCTTTGGCGAACTGTTATTTTGCGTTTTGATTGGCTTTTTATTAGTAATTCCTAACTTAGCTTTAGCTGCTATCAGCCAAGTCTTTATAGATAATGTCTTGATAAAAAACAGATTGGACTGGCTTCAACCAATGTTGATTGGGATGGGAGCGATCGCATTATTGCAAGCAGTGATGAACTTGCTACAATTGCGAAAACTGAGATATCTCAATCTGCGACTGTCCATCAGCATGACTGGGCAATTTATTTGGCATTTGTTGTGCTTACCCTCTAGTTTCTATGCCCAGCGTTATGCCGGAGAAATTAGCAATCGCATTGGGATTAACAAAAAAGTTGCTTCAATACTATCAGGAAAATTAGCTAGAACTGCTATTGATGCGGTCATGATTGTTTTCTACGCAGCAATGATGCTGGCTTATGACAGGCTGTTGACACTGATTGGTGTAGCTGCTGTTGTGATTAATGTTACCGCTATTCAGTTGAGGTCTCGCCGTCGAATTGATACTAGTATGAGGTTATCGCAAGACCAAGGCAAACTAGCTGGAGTAGAAATTGGGACTTTACAAAGTATTGAAACCATTAAAGCAGGTGCTATAGAATCCGACATTTTTAGTCGTTGGGCAGGATACTATGCCAAACTCACCAGTGCCGAGCAGGAAATGTACCAAGATGAACAGTGGGTATCGCTGCTACCATTGTTTCTCTCATCCGTAACGACGATGTTATTGTTAGTTATCGGTGGGTTGCGGGTGATTGATGGTCATTTGACGATTGGGATGTTGGTTGCATTTCAAAGCCTCATGAGTAAGTTCCAAAGTCCTGTAAATACGTTGCTGAGTTTGGGAACGACTATTCAGACACTCAATGGTGATATGAAACGCTTAGATGATGTGCTGCAAAACCCCACAGATTCATCATTGCAACCGATAGCTACCATTGAGCAATTACCTGTTCAATATGCTTGGCCTGTAGATAAATGTTGCTTGCAGGGATATGTCGAACTCCGCAATCTGACTTTTGGATATAGTCGGGTAGAAGCACCATTAATTGAAAATTTTAGTTGCACCCTGACACCAGGACAACGGGTAGCTTTTGTCGGTAGTAGCGGTTCGGGGAAATCTACAATATCCAAACTAATTACTGGACTTTATCAACCTTGGGATGGCGAAATCTTGTTTGATGGTGTTCCCCGACAGCAAATTCCCCGTGCAGTAATTACTAATTCTTTAGCGATGGTAGAGCAGGAGATTTTTCTGTTTGGTGGTACAGTACGGGAGAATTTAACTTTGTGGGATGAAACAATTTCTGATGTGCAGTTAATGAAAGCCTGTCAGGATGCTGCAATTTTGGATGTAGTGATGGCGATTCCTGATGGTTTGGATGGTAAATTACTGGAAAGTGCATCTAACTTAAGTGGTGGACAGCGCCAACGCTTAGAAATTGCCCGTGCTTTGGTGAATAACCCGTCAATTTTGGTAATGGATGAGGCGACAAGTGCTTTAGATGCCAACACAGAGAAAATTATTGATAAAAATATCCGCCGACGCGGTTGCACTTGTATGATTGTGGCTCACCGTTTAAGTACAATTCGTGATTGCGATGAGATTATTGTGCTGGAACGGGGAAAGGTGGTGCAACGTGGAACTCATGAGGAGATGAAGAGTGTGGATGGTGCTTATAGAAGATTGATTCAAGCTGAGTGA
- a CDS encoding VOC family protein, producing MSQPELSLVVLRTTDVLKTLLFYRAFGLEFEQECHGQGVIHYACTLGISTIEIYPGIDGSAQSPVQSGATMLLFKVANIDAVLTKLQEIGNTILPTVQSTLLFRRVVLTDPDGRKVELTEL from the coding sequence ATGTCTCAGCCTGAGCTAAGTTTGGTGGTTTTGAGAACTACCGATGTCCTAAAAACGCTGTTATTTTACAGAGCCTTTGGGCTAGAGTTCGAGCAAGAATGTCACGGTCAGGGGGTGATTCACTATGCTTGTACGTTGGGTATAAGTACAATCGAAATTTATCCGGGAATTGATGGGTCTGCACAATCGCCAGTACAAAGTGGTGCAACGATGCTCTTGTTTAAAGTCGCCAACATCGATGCTGTACTTACTAAACTTCAAGAAATTGGAAATACCATACTACCAACTGTCCAGTCAACCTTGCTCTTTCGTCGGGTAGTGCTAACAGACCCTGATGGTCGTAAGGTTGAGCTTACAGAATTATGA
- a CDS encoding HNH endonuclease, producing MEAQPPFRQPHILQNSVVVFSKNYLPLARINIKRAIALLVTGQAETLNFGTTKQWKVRSPNVVLQVPEHIRLTIGNPERHWKVPPVNRREVLKRDNHTCQYCGSTKHLTLDHVIPRSKGGQHTWDNVVTACEKCNSTKSDRLPHEAGMVLKSKPKAPIHPAVAFAEQFWNAQRLTEAE from the coding sequence ATGGAAGCTCAACCACCTTTTAGGCAACCACACATATTACAAAATTCAGTTGTGGTGTTCTCTAAAAACTACTTACCACTAGCACGCATCAACATCAAACGAGCGATCGCGCTGTTAGTCACAGGTCAAGCAGAAACGTTGAATTTTGGTACTACAAAGCAGTGGAAAGTGCGTTCTCCTAATGTCGTACTACAAGTGCCTGAACACATCCGCTTAACCATTGGTAATCCCGAACGGCACTGGAAAGTACCCCCCGTGAATCGGCGTGAAGTACTCAAGCGAGATAACCACACCTGCCAATACTGCGGTAGCACCAAGCATCTAACGCTTGACCATGTAATCCCTCGCTCCAAGGGTGGACAGCATACTTGGGACAACGTTGTAACAGCGTGTGAAAAATGCAACTCCACAAAGAGCGATCGCCTACCCCACGAAGCTGGAATGGTACTCAAAAGCAAGCCCAAAGCGCCAATTCACCCAGCAGTTGCATTTGCAGAGCAGTTCTGGAACGCACAACGCCTGACTGAAGCTGAGTAA
- a CDS encoding IS701 family transposase, with the protein MVQPRPAAPTVKFVDEYCQWYKSLFPDVRSFEAFKYLHVGCISDLKRKTLPEIAKIVGLDNQQGLHHFLTTSPWDIEKLRTLRLELILQVLKGRPIILIIDETGDKKKGSKTDYVKRQYIGNLGKTDNGIVAVTVYGVFCGMTFPLLFEVYKPRERLQAGDKYRTKPEIAAILIKKLQSMGFKFNLVLADSLYGESGKNFISVLDELNLNYIVAIRSNHYVEILPRQHIQYLKWQKFQRVFSDLSRENRFIREIIPGKRGELRYWQITTDPENLPDNTTWYVMSKYPDITPREVGNFYGLRTWVEYGLKQSKNELGWSDFRLTHYPDIERWWEIICSAYLMVSLHSEQLFQSPSQRESKFVSHPWWDNGNGWKNILNNLRLIIQPFTLFNLIYPWLTVFPIPQLALGFFKLQSIIYSLTSSIFISLIHPDFYFSSA; encoded by the coding sequence ATGGTACAGCCCCGTCCAGCCGCACCAACAGTCAAATTTGTGGACGAATATTGCCAGTGGTATAAAAGTCTGTTTCCAGATGTTAGGAGTTTCGAGGCTTTTAAATATCTCCATGTAGGCTGCATTTCTGATCTAAAACGTAAAACATTGCCAGAAATAGCAAAAATCGTAGGATTAGATAACCAGCAAGGGTTGCATCATTTTCTAACTACATCACCTTGGGATATAGAAAAGTTAAGAACCTTAAGGTTAGAGTTAATTTTACAAGTGCTAAAAGGTAGACCAATCATTTTAATTATTGATGAGACAGGGGATAAAAAGAAAGGGAGCAAGACAGATTATGTGAAACGGCAGTATATAGGAAATTTGGGAAAAACAGATAATGGAATTGTGGCAGTGACAGTATATGGTGTTTTCTGTGGGATGACATTTCCATTACTGTTTGAAGTGTATAAACCCAGGGAAAGATTACAGGCAGGAGATAAGTACCGCACTAAACCAGAAATAGCAGCAATACTGATAAAAAAGCTACAATCAATGGGTTTTAAATTCAACTTAGTACTTGCAGATAGCTTATATGGAGAGAGTGGTAAGAATTTCATATCTGTATTAGATGAACTAAACTTGAACTATATAGTAGCGATTCGGTCAAATCATTATGTAGAAATACTTCCACGACAACATATTCAATATTTAAAGTGGCAGAAGTTTCAAAGGGTATTCTCTGACTTGAGTCGGGAAAATCGATTTATTAGAGAAATTATTCCGGGAAAACGTGGAGAACTTAGATATTGGCAAATTACTACAGATCCAGAAAATTTGCCTGATAACACTACTTGGTATGTGATGAGTAAATATCCAGACATTACGCCAAGAGAAGTTGGAAATTTTTACGGTTTAAGAACTTGGGTCGAGTACGGGTTAAAACAAAGTAAGAATGAATTAGGTTGGTCAGATTTTCGCCTGACTCACTACCCAGATATTGAGCGATGGTGGGAAATTATTTGCAGTGCTTATTTAATGGTTAGTCTGCATTCGGAGCAACTGTTTCAGTCTCCATCACAACGAGAGTCAAAATTTGTTTCACATCCTTGGTGGGATAATGGAAATGGCTGGAAGAACATTCTTAACAATCTTCGTTTGATTATTCAACCTTTTACTTTATTTAATCTGATATATCCCTGGTTAACGGTTTTTCCTATTCCTCAATTAGCTTTGGGTTTTTTTAAACTTCAATCTATTATTTATAGCCTCACCAGTTCAATTTTTATATCCCTGATTCACCCTGATTTCTACTTTTCCTCTGCCTAG
- a CDS encoding IS4 family transposase, translating into MPLVNFQAQTACLDSQQILLALSQVIPAQTITKAIETTCSSQRRLRILPTYVIVTLVIALSFWSSDSIVDVFKNLIHGLSSLHIPSGLRLQPPSASSITEARQRTGAAVMRRLFELVAKPLATILTPDAFLGEFRIMAVDGTVFDVPDTPTNARVFGYPGSPKGTYPGFPKVRLVFLVEAGTHLIIDAFCSPYRIGERRGALKLLRSINSSMLLMWDRGLHSFKMVHTVIQQQGHFLGRVPAHVKFQVVKTLADGSYLSWIAPDGQSRKKGATRISVRIIEYVIEEDSTLKTYRLITNLMDVDKFPALLLAQEYHKRWEAENTLDELKVHLLARKIPIRSKNPREVVQELYGWLLAHYCLRCLMFQSSNLKNISPLRLSFVGSLRVIRRAIPEFQRQINTNVDINLYYSWLMAEISDLEIPLRQQRSNPRVVKKARSKFKSKKRSHRNNCTPRQQLSFQIIKRAS; encoded by the coding sequence ATGCCACTGGTAAATTTTCAGGCACAAACAGCCTGTCTAGATTCTCAACAAATACTTTTAGCTTTGTCACAGGTAATTCCGGCTCAAACCATCACCAAGGCTATTGAAACTACTTGTAGCTCTCAACGAAGACTCAGAATATTACCAACTTATGTCATAGTTACCTTAGTCATTGCCTTGAGTTTTTGGTCATCTGATTCAATTGTTGATGTGTTCAAAAATCTCATTCATGGTTTGAGTTCTTTACACATACCATCAGGTTTACGTCTTCAACCCCCATCTGCTTCATCAATTACAGAAGCCCGTCAAAGAACCGGAGCAGCTGTAATGAGAAGGTTATTTGAACTGGTGGCAAAGCCCTTAGCAACAATATTAACACCTGATGCTTTTTTGGGGGAATTCAGAATTATGGCTGTAGACGGAACAGTTTTTGATGTTCCAGATACTCCCACAAATGCTAGAGTCTTTGGCTATCCTGGTTCTCCTAAAGGGACATATCCAGGCTTTCCTAAAGTCAGATTAGTCTTTTTGGTAGAAGCAGGTACTCATTTAATTATAGATGCTTTTTGTTCTCCCTATCGTATTGGAGAAAGAAGAGGTGCTTTAAAATTACTACGCAGTATTAATTCTAGTATGTTATTAATGTGGGACAGAGGATTGCATTCTTTTAAGATGGTTCATACTGTCATCCAACAACAAGGTCATTTCCTTGGTCGTGTTCCTGCCCATGTGAAGTTTCAAGTAGTAAAAACGTTGGCAGATGGTTCTTATTTATCTTGGATTGCACCTGATGGACAGTCAAGAAAGAAGGGGGCAACCCGAATTTCAGTTCGTATTATTGAATATGTGATTGAGGAGGATAGTACTCTAAAAACCTATCGGTTGATTACTAATTTAATGGATGTTGATAAGTTTCCGGCTTTGCTGTTAGCACAAGAGTACCATAAGCGATGGGAAGCTGAGAATACTTTAGATGAGTTGAAAGTACATCTATTAGCAAGGAAAATTCCTATTCGTTCTAAGAATCCTCGTGAAGTGGTGCAAGAACTTTATGGTTGGTTGTTGGCTCATTATTGTTTACGTTGTTTGATGTTTCAAAGTAGCAATTTGAAGAATATTTCTCCTTTAAGGTTAAGTTTTGTTGGGAGTTTACGAGTGATTCGGCGTGCTATTCCTGAGTTCCAACGCCAGATAAATACGAATGTGGATATTAATTTATATTATAGTTGGTTAATGGCGGAAATTTCTGATTTAGAAATACCTTTACGACAACAGCGAAGTAATCCTAGAGTGGTGAAGAAGGCTCGTTCTAAGTTTAAGAGTAAAAAACGAAGTCACAGGAATAATTGTACTCCAAGACAACAGTTATCTTTTCAAATTATTAAACGTGCAAGTTGA